A section of the Burkholderia mallei ATCC 23344 genome encodes:
- the ubiA gene encoding 4-hydroxybenzoate octaprenyltransferase, whose protein sequence is MLARFPLYLRLIRMDKPIGSLLLLWPTLNALWIASDGHPAPSLVVIFALGTLLMRSAGCAINDYADRDFDRHVKRTAERPLTSGKIRAWEAIAIAVGLALVSFLLILPLNGLTKELSVVAVFVAATYPFMKRFFAIPQAYLGIAFGFGIPMAFAAVQDTVPMIAWAMLAANVFWSVAYDTAYAMVDRDDDLKIGMRTSAITFGRHDVLAIMLCYAAMLGIYVWLGAALHFGWPYWAGWAAAAGCSIYHYTLIKDRERMACFAAFRHNNWLGGVLFAGIAAHYALAVR, encoded by the coding sequence ATGCTCGCCCGTTTTCCCCTCTATTTGCGGCTGATCCGGATGGACAAGCCAATCGGCAGCCTGCTGCTGCTCTGGCCGACGCTCAATGCGCTGTGGATCGCGTCCGACGGCCATCCTGCGCCGTCGCTCGTCGTGATCTTCGCGCTCGGCACGCTGCTGATGCGCTCGGCCGGCTGCGCGATCAACGATTACGCCGATCGCGATTTCGACCGCCACGTGAAGCGCACCGCCGAGCGGCCGCTCACGTCGGGCAAGATCCGCGCATGGGAGGCGATCGCGATCGCGGTCGGCCTCGCGCTCGTGTCGTTTCTGCTGATCCTGCCGCTCAACGGGCTCACGAAGGAGCTGTCCGTCGTCGCGGTGTTCGTCGCGGCGACCTACCCGTTCATGAAGCGCTTCTTCGCGATTCCGCAGGCGTATCTCGGCATCGCGTTCGGCTTCGGGATTCCGATGGCGTTCGCGGCCGTGCAGGATACGGTGCCGATGATCGCTTGGGCGATGCTCGCGGCCAACGTGTTCTGGTCGGTTGCGTACGACACCGCGTATGCGATGGTCGATCGCGACGACGATCTGAAGATCGGCATGCGCACGTCGGCGATCACGTTCGGCCGCCATGACGTGCTCGCGATCATGCTCTGCTACGCGGCGATGCTCGGCATCTACGTGTGGCTCGGCGCGGCGCTGCATTTCGGTTGGCCGTATTGGGCGGGCTGGGCGGCGGCGGCCGGCTGCTCGATCTACCATTACACGCTGATCAAGGATCGCGAGCGGATGGCGTGCTTCGCCGCGTTCAGGCACAACAACTGGTTGGGCGGCGTGCTTTTCGCGGGGATCGCCGCGCATTACGCGCTCGCCGTGCGGTAA
- the recG gene encoding ATP-dependent DNA helicase RecG — MPVPVRRSLADSAEADAIADDAASGDEARRGAAGAAGGVDAAAPAGAAQAAPLAGAADALAPRRATKARTSREAGARVERGAPRGRGATQAAPASSAHDLPDTAGAPAAPDVDPFDAAPASPPHAAAWAEFGAAADAGARSAPRATPRGRTADGRAVPAAAQAARAPRAPRAAPPDALPADTPPASAAKPAKRAAKAASKTVSKAAADAAGAQAAPKAVKTADKLAKLGLTRDIDLVLHLPMRYEDETTLTPMRELLPGETAQTEGVVFDNEIAYRPRRQLLVKLRDDDGAELVLRFLNFYGSQVKQMAVGQRLRVRGDVRGGFFGLEIVHPTVKTVDEDAPLPQALTPVYPSTAGVSQAYLRKAIDNALARTPLPELLPPEIARAYLQPLDVPPLADAVRMLHHPGVGADETALIDGTHPAWTRIKFDELLAQQLSLKRAHEERRTRAAPAMPRRARDDGAALSARLHAALPFALTAAQERVVAEIAHDLTQPHPMQRLLQGDVGSGKTVVAALAAAQAIDAGYQAALMAPTEILAEQHARKLRGWLEPLGVSVAWLAGSLKAKDKRAALEAAALGTAQLVIGTHAMIQDTVEFARLGLVIVDEQHRFGVEQRLALRAKAANAADGAAGFQPHQLMMSATPIPRTLAMTYYADLDVSTIDELPPGRTPILTRLVSDARRDEVIGRVREAALAGRQVYWVCPLIEESETLQLQTAVETYETLAVALPELKVGLVHGRLAPAEKAAVMDAFSRNDVQLLVATTVIEVGVDVPNASLMVIEHAERFGLAQLHQLRGRVGRGTAASVCVLMYSGPLSIAGRARLKTMRETTDGFEIARRDLEIRGPGEFLGARQSGAAMLRFADLENDGWLIEPARDAATRLIAAHPEVVAQHLARWLGAREQYLKA, encoded by the coding sequence ATGCCCGTGCCCGTTCGCCGTTCCCTAGCCGATTCAGCCGAAGCCGACGCGATTGCCGATGACGCCGCGTCGGGCGACGAAGCGCGGCGCGGCGCGGCCGGGGCCGCGGGCGGTGTGGATGCCGCGGCTCCGGCGGGCGCCGCGCAGGCCGCTCCCCTCGCGGGCGCGGCGGACGCGCTTGCGCCGCGGCGCGCGACGAAGGCGCGGACGAGCCGCGAGGCCGGCGCGCGCGTCGAGCGTGGCGCGCCGCGTGGCCGGGGCGCGACGCAAGCCGCGCCCGCCTCGAGCGCGCACGATCTTCCCGACACGGCCGGCGCACCCGCTGCACCCGACGTCGATCCGTTCGATGCGGCGCCCGCGTCGCCGCCTCACGCGGCGGCTTGGGCGGAATTCGGCGCCGCGGCCGACGCCGGCGCGCGATCGGCGCCGCGCGCGACGCCGCGCGGCCGCACCGCCGACGGCCGCGCCGTGCCGGCCGCCGCCCAGGCGGCGCGTGCGCCTCGCGCGCCCCGAGCCGCGCCGCCCGACGCACTACCCGCCGACACGCCGCCCGCCAGCGCGGCGAAGCCCGCCAAACGGGCGGCGAAGGCCGCCTCGAAAACGGTCTCGAAGGCGGCAGCGGACGCAGCCGGCGCCCAGGCGGCACCGAAGGCCGTGAAAACCGCCGACAAACTCGCGAAGCTCGGCTTGACGCGGGATATCGACCTCGTCCTGCATCTGCCGATGCGCTACGAGGACGAGACGACGCTCACGCCGATGCGCGAACTGTTGCCGGGCGAGACCGCGCAGACGGAAGGCGTCGTGTTCGACAACGAGATCGCGTACCGGCCGCGCCGTCAGTTGCTCGTGAAGCTGCGCGACGACGACGGCGCCGAGCTCGTGCTGCGCTTCCTGAATTTCTACGGCTCGCAGGTCAAGCAGATGGCGGTCGGCCAGCGGCTGCGCGTGCGCGGCGACGTGCGCGGCGGCTTCTTCGGGCTGGAGATCGTGCATCCGACGGTGAAGACCGTCGACGAGGACGCGCCGCTGCCGCAAGCGCTGACGCCCGTCTATCCGAGCACGGCGGGCGTGTCGCAGGCGTATCTGCGCAAGGCGATCGACAATGCGCTCGCGCGCACGCCGCTGCCCGAGCTGCTGCCGCCCGAGATCGCGCGCGCGTATCTGCAGCCGCTCGACGTGCCGCCGCTCGCCGACGCGGTGCGCATGCTCCATCATCCGGGCGTCGGCGCGGACGAGACGGCGCTCATCGACGGCACCCACCCCGCGTGGACGCGCATCAAGTTCGACGAGCTGCTCGCGCAGCAACTGTCGCTCAAGCGCGCGCACGAGGAGCGTCGCACGCGCGCCGCGCCCGCGATGCCGCGCCGCGCGCGCGACGACGGCGCGGCGCTGTCCGCGCGCCTGCACGCGGCGCTGCCGTTTGCGCTCACGGCCGCGCAGGAGCGCGTCGTCGCGGAGATCGCGCACGACCTCACGCAGCCGCACCCGATGCAGCGCCTGCTGCAGGGCGACGTCGGCAGCGGCAAGACGGTCGTCGCGGCGCTCGCGGCCGCGCAGGCGATCGACGCCGGCTACCAGGCCGCGCTGATGGCGCCCACCGAAATCCTCGCCGAGCAGCACGCGCGCAAGCTGCGCGGCTGGCTCGAGCCGCTCGGCGTGTCGGTCGCGTGGCTCGCCGGCAGCCTGAAGGCGAAGGACAAGCGCGCGGCGCTCGAGGCGGCCGCGCTCGGCACCGCGCAGCTCGTGATCGGCACGCACGCGATGATTCAGGACACCGTCGAATTCGCGCGGCTCGGGCTCGTGATCGTCGACGAGCAGCACCGCTTCGGCGTCGAGCAGCGGCTCGCGCTGCGGGCGAAGGCGGCGAACGCGGCCGACGGCGCGGCGGGCTTCCAGCCGCACCAGTTGATGATGTCGGCGACGCCGATCCCGCGCACGCTCGCGATGACGTACTACGCGGATCTCGACGTGTCGACGATCGACGAGCTGCCGCCCGGGCGCACGCCGATCCTCACGCGGCTCGTGTCGGACGCGCGGCGCGACGAGGTGATCGGCCGCGTGCGCGAGGCGGCGCTCGCGGGCCGTCAGGTGTACTGGGTGTGCCCGCTCATCGAGGAAAGCGAGACGCTGCAACTGCAGACGGCTGTCGAGACCTACGAGACGCTCGCCGTCGCGCTGCCCGAGCTGAAGGTGGGGCTCGTGCACGGCCGGCTCGCGCCTGCGGAGAAGGCGGCCGTGATGGACGCGTTCTCGCGCAACGACGTGCAATTGCTCGTCGCGACGACGGTGATCGAAGTCGGCGTCGACGTGCCGAACGCGTCGCTGATGGTGATCGAGCACGCGGAGCGCTTCGGGCTCGCGCAGCTGCACCAGCTGCGCGGGCGCGTCGGGCGCGGCACGGCCGCGTCGGTGTGCGTGCTGATGTACAGCGGTCCGCTGTCGATCGCGGGCCGCGCGCGGCTGAAGACGATGCGCGAGACGACCGACGGCTTCGAGATCGCGCGCCGCGATCTGGAGATCCGCGGCCCCGGCGAATTCCTCGGCGCGCGCCAGTCGGGCGCGGCGATGCTGCGCTTCGCGGACCTGGAAAACGACGGCTGGCTGATCGAGCCGGCGCGCGACGCGGCCACGCGGCTCATCGCCGCCCATCCGGAGGTCGTCGCGCAGCACCTCGCCCGCTGGCTCGGCGCGCGCGAGCAGTATCTGAAGGCCTGA
- the yajC gene encoding preprotein translocase subunit YajC, with translation MSFIPNAYAQGAAGGAESSLMSFLPLILMFAVLYFIMIRPQMKRQKEHRNMLAAMAKGDEVVTSGGLVGKVTKVSEAYIGVEIAEGTEITVQKAAVTTILPKGTIKSL, from the coding sequence GTGTCGTTTATTCCCAATGCCTATGCGCAAGGCGCAGCGGGCGGTGCCGAATCGAGCCTGATGAGCTTCCTGCCGCTCATCCTGATGTTCGCGGTGCTCTACTTCATCATGATCCGCCCGCAGATGAAGCGGCAAAAGGAGCATCGCAACATGCTCGCCGCGATGGCGAAGGGCGACGAAGTGGTGACGAGCGGCGGGCTCGTCGGCAAGGTGACGAAGGTCTCGGAAGCGTACATCGGCGTCGAGATTGCCGAAGGCACCGAGATCACCGTGCAGAAGGCGGCCGTCACGACCATTCTGCCGAAGGGCACGATCAAGTCGCTGTAA
- a CDS encoding hydrogen peroxide-inducible genes activator, with the protein MTLTELKYIVAVARERHFGRAAEACFVSQPTLSVAIKKLEDELNVQIFERGASEVSVTPVGDQIVTQAQRVLEQTFAIKEIAKQGKDPLIGPFRLGVIYTIGPYLLPTLVKQMIRRVPQMPLMLQENYTLKLLELLKQGEIDAAIMALPFPETGLMVRPLYDEPFVVALPAGHPWEKRRKIDAADLKQETMLLLGNGHCFRDHVLGVCPELMHFSQTADGIQKTFEGSSLETIRHMVASGVGITVLPRMSVAEVGPHASGPDADLLSYVPFEDPVPDRRVVLVWRKSFTRMPAIDAISEAIAACGLPGVTKLDIPATVN; encoded by the coding sequence ATGACGCTTACCGAACTGAAGTACATCGTCGCGGTCGCGCGCGAACGCCATTTCGGCCGGGCGGCCGAAGCCTGCTTCGTCAGCCAGCCGACGCTGTCGGTCGCGATCAAGAAGCTGGAAGACGAGTTGAACGTGCAGATCTTCGAGCGCGGCGCGAGCGAAGTGAGCGTGACGCCGGTCGGCGACCAGATCGTCACGCAAGCGCAGCGCGTGCTCGAGCAGACGTTCGCGATCAAGGAGATCGCGAAGCAGGGCAAGGATCCGCTCATCGGGCCGTTCCGGCTCGGCGTGATCTATACGATCGGGCCCTATCTGCTGCCGACGCTCGTCAAGCAGATGATCCGCCGCGTGCCGCAAATGCCGCTGATGCTGCAGGAGAACTACACGCTCAAGCTGCTCGAGCTGCTCAAGCAAGGCGAGATCGACGCGGCGATCATGGCGTTGCCGTTTCCCGAAACCGGCCTGATGGTGCGGCCGCTGTACGACGAGCCGTTCGTCGTCGCGCTGCCCGCCGGGCATCCGTGGGAGAAGCGCCGCAAGATCGACGCGGCGGACCTGAAGCAGGAGACGATGCTGCTGCTCGGCAATGGCCACTGCTTCCGCGATCATGTGCTCGGCGTGTGCCCGGAGCTGATGCACTTCTCGCAGACGGCGGACGGCATCCAGAAGACGTTCGAGGGCTCGTCGCTCGAGACGATCCGCCATATGGTCGCGAGCGGCGTCGGGATCACGGTGCTGCCCCGGATGTCGGTCGCCGAGGTGGGGCCGCATGCGAGCGGGCCCGATGCTGACTTGCTGTCGTACGTGCCGTTCGAGGATCCGGTGCCGGATCGGCGCGTCGTGCTCGTGTGGCGCAAGAGCTTCACGCGGATGCCGGCGATCGACGCGATCAGCGAGGCGATCGCCGCGTGCGGGCTGCCCGGGGTGACGAAGCTCGATATCCCGGCGACGGTGAATTGA
- the katG gene encoding catalase/peroxidase HPI, with protein MSNEAKCPFHQAAGNGTSNRDWWPNQLDLSILHRHSSLSDPMGKDFNYAQAFEKLDLAAVKRDLHALMTTSQDWWPADFGHYGGLFIRMAWHSAGTYRTADGRGGAGEGQQRFAPLNSWPDNANLDKARRLLWPIKQKYGRAISWADLLILTGNVALESMGFKTFGFAGGRADTWEPEDVYWGSEKIWLELSGGPNSRYSGDRQLENPLAAVQMGLIYVNPEGPDGNPDPVAAARDIRDTFARMAMNDEETVALIAGGHTFGKTHGAGPASNVGAEPEAAGIEAQGLGWKSAYRTGKGADAITSGLEVTWTTTPTQWSHNFFENLFGYEWELTKSPAGAHQWVAKGADAVIPDAFDPSKKHRPTMLTTDLSLRFDPAYEKISRRFHENPEQFADAFARAWFKLTHRDMGPRARYLGPEVPAEVLLWQDPIPAVDHPLIDAADAAELKAKVLASGLTVSQLVSTAWAAASTFRGSDKRGGANGARIRLAPQKDWEANQPEQLAAVLETLEAIRTAFNGAQRGGKQVSLADLIVLAGCAGVEQAAKNAGHAVTVPFAPGRADASQEQTDVESMAVLEPVADGFRNYLKGKYRVPAEVLLVDKAQLLTLSAPEMTVLLGGLRVLGANVGQSRHGVFTAREQALTNDFFVNLLDMGTEWKPTAADADVFEGRDRATGALKWTGTRVDLVFGSHSQLRALAEVYGSADAQEKFVRDFVAVWNKVMNLDRFDLA; from the coding sequence ATGTCGAATGAAGCGAAGTGCCCGTTCCATCAAGCCGCAGGCAACGGCACGTCGAACCGGGACTGGTGGCCCAATCAGCTGGACCTGAGCATCCTGCATCGGCACTCGTCGCTGTCCGATCCGATGGGCAAGGATTTCAACTACGCGCAGGCGTTCGAGAAGCTCGACCTCGCGGCGGTGAAGCGCGACCTCCACGCGCTGATGACGACGTCGCAGGACTGGTGGCCGGCCGATTTCGGCCACTACGGCGGCCTGTTCATCCGCATGGCATGGCACAGCGCGGGCACGTACCGCACGGCCGACGGCCGCGGCGGCGCGGGCGAAGGGCAGCAGCGCTTCGCGCCGCTCAACAGCTGGCCCGACAACGCGAACCTCGACAAGGCGCGCCGGCTGCTGTGGCCGATCAAGCAGAAGTACGGCCGCGCCATCTCGTGGGCCGACCTGCTGATCCTGACGGGCAACGTCGCGCTCGAATCGATGGGCTTCAAGACCTTCGGCTTCGCGGGCGGCCGCGCGGACACGTGGGAGCCCGAGGACGTCTACTGGGGCTCGGAAAAGATCTGGCTGGAACTGAGCGGCGGCCCGAACAGCCGCTATTCGGGCGACCGCCAGCTCGAGAACCCGCTCGCCGCCGTGCAGATGGGCCTCATCTACGTGAATCCGGAAGGCCCGGACGGCAATCCCGATCCGGTCGCCGCGGCGCGCGACATTCGTGACACCTTCGCGCGCATGGCGATGAACGACGAAGAGACGGTCGCGCTGATCGCGGGCGGCCACACGTTCGGCAAGACGCACGGCGCGGGGCCCGCGTCGAACGTCGGCGCCGAGCCGGAGGCCGCGGGCATCGAAGCGCAGGGCCTCGGCTGGAAGAGCGCGTACCGCACGGGCAAGGGCGCGGACGCGATCACGAGCGGGCTCGAAGTCACGTGGACGACGACGCCGACGCAGTGGAGCCACAACTTCTTCGAGAACCTGTTCGGCTACGAGTGGGAGCTGACGAAGAGCCCGGCGGGCGCGCACCAGTGGGTCGCGAAGGGCGCCGACGCGGTGATTCCCGACGCGTTCGATCCGTCGAAGAAGCATCGTCCGACGATGCTCACGACCGACCTGTCGCTGCGCTTCGATCCGGCGTACGAAAAGATCTCGCGCCGCTTCCACGAGAACCCGGAGCAGTTCGCCGACGCGTTCGCGCGCGCCTGGTTCAAGCTCACGCACCGCGACATGGGCCCGCGCGCGCGCTATCTCGGCCCGGAAGTGCCGGCCGAGGTGCTGCTGTGGCAGGACCCGATTCCGGCCGTCGACCATCCGCTGATCGACGCCGCGGACGCCGCCGAGCTGAAGGCAAAGGTGCTCGCGTCGGGTCTGACCGTGTCGCAGCTCGTTTCCACCGCGTGGGCTGCGGCGTCCACCTTCCGCGGCTCGGACAAGCGCGGCGGCGCGAACGGCGCGCGCATTCGCCTTGCGCCGCAGAAGGACTGGGAGGCGAACCAGCCCGAGCAGCTCGCGGCGGTGCTCGAGACGCTCGAGGCAATCCGCACGGCGTTCAACGGCGCGCAGCGCGGCGGCAAGCAAGTGTCGCTCGCCGATCTGATCGTGCTGGCCGGCTGCGCGGGCGTCGAGCAGGCGGCGAAGAACGCGGGCCACGCGGTGACCGTGCCGTTCGCGCCGGGCCGCGCGGACGCATCGCAGGAGCAGACCGACGTCGAATCGATGGCCGTGCTCGAGCCGGTGGCCGACGGTTTTCGCAACTACCTGAAGGGCAAGTACCGGGTGCCCGCCGAGGTGCTGCTCGTCGACAAGGCGCAACTGCTGACGCTGAGCGCGCCGGAGATGACGGTGCTGCTGGGCGGCCTGCGCGTGCTGGGCGCGAACGTCGGGCAGAGCCGGCACGGCGTGTTCACCGCGCGCGAGCAGGCATTGACCAACGACTTCTTCGTGAACCTGCTCGACATGGGCACCGAGTGGAAGCCGACGGCGGCCGACGCGGACGTGTTCGAAGGGCGCGACCGCGCGACGGGCGCGCTCAAGTGGACGGGCACGCGCGTCGATCTCGTGTTCGGCTCGCATTCGCAGTTGCGCGCGCTCGCGGAGGTCTACGGCAGCGCGGACGCGCAGGAGAAGTTCGTGCGCGACTTCGTCGCGGTCTGGAACAAGGTGATGAACCTCGACCGCTTCGATCTCGCGTGA
- a CDS encoding winged helix-turn-helix transcriptional regulator: MARRRDMSDDACPVARAVDAVGDRWSLLIVRDAFDGVRRFSEFQRNLGIARNMLADRLKTLVEAGVLAAAPASDGSAHHEYVLTDKGRALFPVVVALRQWGESQLFGAGEPHSRLVERRSGLPVAPMSPRTQSGRALRPEDAVVDKRGADAGAA; encoded by the coding sequence ATGGCCCGACGTAGAGACATGAGCGACGACGCCTGCCCCGTCGCGCGCGCGGTGGATGCGGTCGGCGATCGCTGGTCGCTCCTCATCGTGCGCGACGCGTTCGACGGCGTGCGCCGCTTCTCCGAGTTCCAGCGCAATCTCGGCATCGCGCGCAACATGCTCGCCGACCGGTTGAAGACGCTCGTCGAAGCGGGCGTGCTCGCCGCGGCACCCGCGTCCGACGGCTCCGCGCATCACGAGTACGTGCTGACCGACAAGGGGCGTGCACTCTTTCCGGTCGTCGTCGCGCTGCGGCAGTGGGGCGAGTCGCAACTGTTCGGCGCGGGCGAGCCGCATTCGCGCCTCGTCGAGCGCCGCAGCGGCCTGCCCGTCGCGCCGATGAGCCCGCGCACGCAGAGCGGCCGCGCGCTGCGGCCCGAGGACGCGGTCGTCGACAAGCGCGGCGCGGACGCCGGGGCGGCGTGA
- the dpsA gene encoding non-specific DNA-binding protein DpsA — MAKKSNATQINIGISDKDRKKIAAGLSRLLADTYTLYLKTHNFHWNVTGPMFNTLHLMFEEQYNELWLAVDLVAERIRTLGVVAPGTYREFAKLSSIPEADGVPAAEEMIRQLVEGHEAVVRTARAIFPDADAASDEPTADLLTQRLQTHEKTAWMLRSLLA, encoded by the coding sequence ATGGCCAAGAAAAGCAACGCAACCCAGATCAACATCGGCATCAGCGACAAGGATCGCAAGAAGATCGCGGCGGGGCTGTCGCGTCTGCTCGCCGATACGTACACGCTGTACCTGAAGACGCACAATTTCCACTGGAACGTGACCGGCCCGATGTTCAACACGCTGCACCTGATGTTCGAGGAGCAGTACAACGAACTGTGGCTCGCCGTCGATCTCGTCGCGGAGCGCATCCGCACGCTCGGGGTCGTCGCGCCGGGCACGTATCGCGAATTCGCGAAGCTGTCGTCGATTCCCGAGGCCGACGGCGTGCCGGCCGCCGAGGAGATGATTCGCCAGCTCGTCGAAGGGCATGAGGCTGTCGTGCGCACCGCGCGCGCGATCTTCCCGGACGCCGACGCGGCGAGCGACGAGCCCACCGCCGATCTGCTGACGCAGCGCCTGCAGACGCACGAGAAGACCGCGTGGATGCTGCGTTCGCTGCTCGCGTGA
- the queA gene encoding tRNA preQ1(34) S-adenosylmethionine ribosyltransferase-isomerase QueA, translated as MLTLSDFDFDLPPELIAQTALPERSASRLLEVDNTNPSAPPRLIDRRFAELPACVAPGDLLVFNDTKVLKARFFGRKASGGKIEVLIERVTGERIALAQIRASKSPPPGTTLTLADAFDVTVGERVEPFFTLHFPDNCLVLIERHGRLPLPPYIEHAPDAADETRYQTVFAANPGAVAAPTAGLHFDDAVLAALEARGVERATLTLHVGAGTFQPVRVENLAEHRMHSESYELTDALVEKIAATRARGGRVIAVGTTSMRALEAAARDAQAAGRPLAATRAETDIFITPGYRFRVVDRLVTNFHLPKSTLLMLVSAFAGIETIRAAYRHAIDARYRFFSYGDAMLLTRRDDAAEATHGGA; from the coding sequence ATGCTCACGCTTTCCGATTTCGATTTCGATCTGCCGCCCGAGTTGATCGCGCAAACCGCGCTGCCCGAACGCAGCGCGAGCCGCCTGCTCGAGGTGGACAACACGAACCCGAGCGCGCCCCCGCGCCTCATCGACCGGCGCTTCGCCGAGCTGCCCGCGTGCGTCGCGCCGGGCGACCTGCTCGTCTTCAACGACACGAAGGTGCTCAAGGCGCGCTTCTTCGGTCGCAAGGCAAGCGGCGGCAAGATCGAGGTGCTGATCGAGCGCGTCACCGGCGAGCGCATCGCGCTCGCGCAGATCCGCGCGAGCAAGAGCCCTCCGCCCGGCACCACGCTCACGCTCGCCGATGCGTTCGACGTGACGGTCGGCGAGCGCGTCGAGCCGTTCTTCACGCTGCACTTCCCCGACAACTGCCTCGTGCTGATCGAGCGCCACGGCCGGCTGCCGCTGCCGCCGTACATCGAGCACGCGCCCGACGCGGCCGACGAGACCCGCTATCAGACGGTGTTCGCCGCGAACCCGGGCGCCGTCGCCGCGCCGACGGCCGGCCTGCACTTCGACGACGCGGTGCTCGCCGCGCTCGAGGCGCGCGGCGTCGAGCGCGCGACGCTCACGCTGCACGTCGGCGCGGGCACGTTCCAGCCGGTGCGCGTCGAAAACCTCGCCGAGCACCGGATGCACAGCGAGTCGTACGAGCTGACCGACGCGCTCGTCGAGAAGATCGCCGCGACCCGCGCACGCGGCGGCCGCGTGATCGCGGTCGGCACGACGTCGATGCGCGCGCTCGAGGCGGCCGCGCGCGACGCGCAGGCGGCCGGCCGGCCGCTCGCCGCGACGCGCGCGGAAACCGACATCTTCATCACGCCGGGCTACCGTTTCCGCGTGGTCGACCGGCTCGTGACGAATTTCCACTTGCCGAAATCGACGCTGCTGATGCTCGTGTCCGCGTTCGCCGGCATCGAGACGATCCGCGCCGCGTACCGGCACGCGATCGACGCGCGCTACCGGTTCTTCAGCTACGGCGACGCGATGCTGCTCACGCGGCGCGACGACGCGGCCGAGGCGACGCACGGCGGCGCATAA
- the tgt gene encoding tRNA guanosine(34) transglycosylase Tgt codes for MTTEGPSHDTHDTSAGIRPHGGLKFELLTTDGRARRGRVTLNHGVVETPIFMPVGTYGTVKAVQPRELDEMRAQIILGNTFHLWLRPGLETIGAHGGLHRFMGWNKPILTDSGGFQVFSLGDLRKITEEGVTFASPINGDRLFLSPEVSMQIQKTLNSDIVMQFDECTPYATNGVPTTHREAAESMRMSLRWAKRSLDEFERLGNPNALFGIVQGGMYEDLRDESLAGLSALGFHGLAIGGLSVGEPKEDMMRVLEHVAPRLPADKPHYLMGVGTPEDLVAGVAAGVDMFDCVMPTRNARNGWLFTRFGDVKIRNATHKNSLKPLDETCGCYTCRNFSRGYLHHLHRVGEILGAQLNTIHNLHYYLDLMREIREAIETHTFEAFQKRFAQDRARGVD; via the coding sequence ATGACGACCGAAGGTCCATCGCACGATACGCACGATACCTCCGCGGGCATTCGCCCGCACGGCGGCCTGAAATTCGAGCTGCTGACGACCGACGGCCGCGCGCGGCGCGGCCGCGTGACGCTCAATCACGGCGTCGTCGAGACGCCGATCTTCATGCCGGTCGGCACGTACGGCACCGTGAAGGCCGTGCAGCCGCGCGAACTCGACGAAATGCGCGCGCAGATCATCCTCGGCAACACGTTCCACCTGTGGCTGCGCCCCGGCCTCGAGACGATCGGCGCGCACGGCGGGCTGCACCGCTTCATGGGCTGGAACAAGCCGATCCTCACCGATTCGGGCGGCTTCCAGGTATTCTCGCTCGGCGATCTGCGCAAGATCACCGAGGAAGGCGTCACGTTCGCGTCGCCGATCAACGGCGATCGGCTGTTCCTGTCGCCGGAAGTGTCGATGCAGATCCAGAAGACGCTGAACTCCGACATCGTGATGCAGTTCGACGAATGCACGCCGTACGCGACGAACGGCGTGCCGACGACGCACCGGGAAGCGGCCGAATCGATGCGGATGTCGCTGCGCTGGGCGAAGCGCTCGCTCGACGAATTCGAGCGCCTCGGCAACCCGAACGCGCTGTTCGGCATCGTGCAGGGCGGGATGTACGAGGACCTGCGCGACGAATCGCTCGCCGGGCTCTCGGCGCTTGGCTTCCACGGCCTCGCGATCGGCGGGCTGTCGGTCGGCGAGCCGAAGGAGGACATGATGCGCGTGCTCGAGCACGTCGCGCCGCGCCTGCCCGCCGACAAGCCGCACTACCTGATGGGCGTGGGCACGCCGGAGGATCTCGTCGCGGGCGTCGCGGCGGGCGTCGACATGTTCGACTGCGTGATGCCGACCCGCAACGCGCGCAACGGCTGGCTCTTCACGCGCTTCGGCGACGTGAAGATCCGCAACGCGACGCACAAGAATTCGCTCAAGCCGCTCGACGAGACCTGCGGCTGCTATACGTGCCGGAATTTCTCGCGCGGCTACCTGCATCATCTGCACCGCGTCGGCGAGATTCTCGGCGCGCAGTTGAACACGATCCACAACCTGCACTACTACCTCGATCTGATGCGCGAGATCCGCGAGGCGATTGAGACGCACACGTTCGAGGCGTTCCAAAAGCGCTTCGCGCAGGACCGCGCGCGCGGCGTCGACTGA